Genomic window (Cryptococcus neoformans var. grubii H99 chromosome 9, complete sequence):
TCACCCCAACTCCTCCCCCAGCCCCTCTCTATCCCAatcccccttcccctcaCCTTCTCTAAACTCTTCTTGGATGCCCAgttctccttcatcaccgCACAGCATCGCCGCGACACGTAGTGCTGTAGAGGCCTCTCGTGACCGTCGACAGGAGGGGCGCAAATCAAAGGGATTAACGCTGGTGGGTAGGATGAATGGCGATCTGAGTTCTTCCCATGGTCCCGTGCCAATCACATTCTTGGTCAACAAGGATGGAATCCCTATGGCGGTCCCTATGCCCCACGGCGACCAATCAGCCGGGGCTCCGGGGATCGGTCTTGGTTTGCCCCTTCCGAATCAGGAGAAAAGGGTGATTTCCCCGCTGGCTTCTCCCGTGAACCTTGAAACTTCTACTATGCCGGCGCAGATTCATCCCCCTGCACCTAGTAGGAGCTTCACAGAACCTGCAGCATGTATGACATCCCCTACAATAagttcttctccctcggGGCACAATACCCTTCAGGATGAGATGCCTATACCTTCGATGCGACCCAGGTCGAGAAGTTTCTCGTCTTCTGTCGCGAAAACGCTAGGCGTTGGACGCAAGTCATCTACACCATCGGCGCTGTCCATCAATACCTCCACCAGCCAAGGATCATTGACTCCATCGCCTAACCTGCAGCAATCCAACCACCGAAAGCTGCTCAAATCATCTTTCGGACCATCTATCACATCCCACTCCCCCCAATCCCCTCATTCTCCCGGTATGTCATTCCTTTCCAGGGGGAACAGCGTCAAAGACTCTGTCGTCCCCCTTGTTCAACCGCCTGCTTCCGCTCAATCAGCCACTTTCCCTGTATCGTCTAAAACTTCCAAATCTTCCAGATCcacaaagaagatgagctcGAGAGCGCTCCCAAGTCCAGTCAGCCATAAGGACTTTGCAGAAGTGACGGTCAAAGCGGATGGCATGGATTTCGAACtcattcatcctcaaaaaTCGTCATTCTCACCGACTGGCTCACCTAATCTTGATACGGTTTACAGGACAAGCAGTTCTGAGTTtcaagggcaaaggaatGCGCCAAAGGGAGTGGTGGAAGatttgaagagaaggcCGACGATGGGTAGTGTGAGCTCGAGCTCGGCTTATTCGTCGAGAGCCTTGTATGATACGGATGAATGGGGGTtcttgaaggagaagagtcCAACTCCAGAGATTTTCCAGTCGAGAAGCGCGCCGAGCGATCATCGTGCTATCGAAAGCAAATGGGTGGGTCCCTTTCTGCATCCCTATGTCCCTGACGAAACTGATTCTTGGTATAGCTGTCAATAACGTCctcccctcttcctgcaAATGGTCCACCTAAAAAGGTTCGAAAACTTGTATTGGAAGCTGGTATCCCCAATTCTTTAAGAGGCAAGGTTTGGGCGTGGTTCATGGCGAAAGCGCTAATGGCGAGAGTGCCGGGATTGTATCATGAGTTATTAGAGCATGATAAGAGGCCAGAGGATGAACGAatcgaggaggatgtctTGGCGTGAGTCAATCGCTTCAGTGTACTGTGGAATTGGACCAATTAAATTCATTTGTACAGAGCCTATCCGGACCATTCTATATTTGCCGAACCCAACTGTCCGGGACAGCAAGACCTCCGCTACATCCTCCGCGCATACTCGCATTTCGCGCCCGACGGGTATCGTCCCGAGATGGCGTTGATTGCGGGGGCGTTCCTCATCCATTGCGTTGCTGAGGACTCGTTCTGGCTTTTGAGCGGGCTGGTAAACAGTGTGTTGAAGGACTTTtatgggaaagaaaaacTTGGCTTGAAAATTGAGGCTGGGGTGTTTAAAAAGCTGTTGAGCTCGGCAGAGCCAAAAGTGGCAAAATTGTTTAAGGAGGTTGGGTTGCAACGTGAGTAATTGGTCTTTCTGCTATTGGCACAAAAAGGCTGAGTTGATTCATAGCGGTTGAGTTCCTGGGGAAGTGGTTTGGACAATTGTTCATCAGATGCTTACCATGGCCTACTGCCCTCCGTGTAATTGACGCTGTGGTATGTGAAGGCAAGTCTCCATTCCACTTCTGTTATATCTGTCCAGACTAACCACACACAGGTAcccgcttcctcctcgtcgcATCACTAGCCGTtatttctctttctcgagATCGTCTCCTCCACCTACCACCAAACCACGATATCATCCTCAATTACCTTCACAACCTCCCTCAAGATAGTTTGCTGCTCCCTGCGCACTTTATGAAGGCATGCGAAGAAACCAAgtttgaagaaaaggaataTAAAAAGATCAGGAATGCGATGGAGAAGAACCATGTGCCGCTTGCGTGGATGAAGGGAGCATAGGATTTGTAATTGCTTAACATGGACAATATATTTAGTTTATTCTATTGGGAAAGCTAGAAGATATATAATTATAGGCGTGGAATGTAATTTGCTCTTGAGACCAACATTGAACGAAGTTGGTTTGATTATTTTCAAGTTCCCGTCTCTGCTCGATTTTTTACCATTAAGGATATCTCATTTGGCCTTCATGTTAATTCACCTTCCTCTTATGTCCTATACATGCCTTCAATCGCGCTACCTAGGGACATGACAGTGATACCGATCCGGGGTAGGAATCATAGCAGATTGTTCGTTTCATGTCCTAGTAATAACATCTTGTGCAGATATGGGGGGGaaccaacaacaagccaCGACCGGACATATGCCACAAATGTTTACTCCGCGGCGGAGATTCGTCCGGACAAGTCAATGAATCTTCGGGATCTCTGCCGTATATCTACATCTCCCCtttcgtctcttcttttctccgCAACGCCAGGGCAAAGAAGCAGCCACCATGACCCACCCAATAGTCCTACCCATGGACGACCACGCATTGCCTATGAACAATCTCCAGACAATGTCACCGTCCCCGTCCAACTCCCTCAATCATAACCTCTCCATTGCCTTCTCTCGCATCTATGACCAGATCGAATCCCTCAAGCAGACCCAAGCTCAAAATCATCTTCAGGCCCTAGCAGACCTCGAACGTACGGTCCGTATTACAAACGCCGGAGTCGCAGATCAGGTGCGGCAGGCGGTAAACGAAGGGATAACGGGAATGGTCCAGCAGGTTGTCAGACAAGCGGTTAATGAGAGTATGGGAATGATAGTGCAGAACGCTGTGAGGCAAGCGATGCATGGGATTATTTTCTCGGTGAACCATACCGATGGAAATATGCAGGCGCAGGCTCAACCTCTATcgcaacaacagcaacaatcGCAACTCGCACATCCCCAATCTCAACCTCCAAATGGCGCTCCCAACTCGAACACAAACAACGTCCGCGCAACGCCACAGGGATGGGGCATGCCTCCTGCCGTGAATGGGTACATGTCAGCGCCAGATGTTGGAGTCCCTCCCGGCTCGGATCCAGCTTCGTTACCTAATACGCTTCACTCGAGCTTGTTCAATTTTGCACAAGGCTCTGCATCCAcgccaactcttcctcctaaCCATACACATCCCCATCAACAGCATGCACACCAACCATCACAACCAGCATCAcatgctcctcctccttcacaGCCTCCTGGGGGTCATGCTCAGACAAATTCTCAAGCTTCAACATCGCAAACTTATCCTTCCCCTGGATCTCCCATTTCCGGTTTTACCATGTCGCGCGAAGTCAAAACGGTCCCTGATCTTTGGAGGGAATACACAGTAGGTTTGGAAGGACAGCCTCCTGTCCGATCAGTGTATGAAGTATCGGAAAAGAAACGTAAAAAGGGCAAGCGATTTAAGGACGATTCGGAGAGGAAATTCTATcgcagaaggaagagagtgtTGGATCTGGTGGAGGCTTTGATAAAGAAAGGGATACCGGAAGATCAAGCGGCgaagagggtggaaagaCTTCGCGAAGACAGAAAGGTGACGTTAAATAAGTTGGGTGAAATCATACCGGAACTCTCGCCAGAAGAGCTCGCGATGATATGATGTACCAGAGGGATAGAATGACGGAAGCAGGTGAGTCTATAAAACACCCTCTTAGCTTTGTCAACCTCTGATAAATCGCTGTTTAGAGAGCAGCATTTTGCCCACACAATTCTATATTTGGCTGGGCTACCGTCAGTTTAGTGTACCACACGAAtttgtcatcatcatgaacTTTTACAAGCAATGCGTATGTTTTGTACTTTTTGATTCTTGTTTGTTGTTTCGTTCTACTATGAAACTAGCCAATTATGTAACAgttttttttcctcctcacATTCCCCAAACCTGAGGcatttcctccatttcccatATCCATTTACCTCCTCTTACTAAAACATCATGTCCTATTTCCACCCCTTCAATCTCTTGTCCATCAATTTTCAAAGACTTCACATAAACTTTTCCTTCACTCGCCCCCTTCGCTATCACCTCCCACactttctcctctccagcATTATCCCCATCATACCAAGGTGCCTTTGGTAATCGCAACGTAATCTTATCGAAGAAGGGCGCTCCGAGCACATACTTCGCACTCGCCGGATCGACAGGGTAAACACCTAGCGCAGAAAAAATGTACCATGCGGACATTTGGCCGCAGTCTTCGTTCCCCGATAGTCCAGTTGCGCTGTGGTTATACTCGGATTGGCCGAGGGAGCGGACCCATTCTTGAGTTTTGTATGGAGCCCCGGCGAACATGTAGAGATACGGCTGAAGGACATAAAATGTTTAGAGTAATTTAAAGAGAGTTGGGGATCGAAGAAGGACGTACGATGTGGTGCGAGGGTTCGTTAGTGTGCAGGTTGTGCCCCTCGTCGAAATGACGGTTCATAAAATCAATGAAGGATTCGTTCCCACCCATCAACTCGATTAGCCCTGGCACATCATGCTATTGCCCATCGTTCTTAGTGAAAAGCCCATAAAAAAgccaagaaaaaaaagatttACCATAACGTCAAGGCTATATGCCCAATGATCGCCCTCTGTCCAaccttcatcctccccaGCCCAAGATCCATCGCTATTCCTACTCTCCATAAAACTTGTCTCGGCGTTCCACATATTCCTGTATGATAATGACCTGTTGCGAAGGAGGTcgatggtggaggaggggagggagagatgggaGGCGATGATAGCGGCAGCGTGGTCGTCATCTTTTTATTATAGATATTTGTTCAAATGGACAAACATGTGCTGGGCGTGAGTAGGAAGCGTacgaaaaaaagggaagtgGGTACGTACATGCGTAATCTAAAGTCCGACTACCCGCTTCGGAATGTAAATCCGCCGCGACGTACCCCAACGCCATGTATTCAGTCAACCCCGCTCGTGCTTCTTGGGGTgtaccttcttctctgtcaGAGTACCTATAGGAAATAATGGATTAGATTCAGAACTGCTTCTCCTTAATGTCCCAGTGcttggaaaaagaaagaaagaaactgaaggaaggaggaaagaggggaagagcaTACCTAAGTTCAGTATCCCTCTCAGGCGGCGTAAACGCATCCTCCCTAACCGCCTCCCAcacctcatccttcccaaACCCTCCAAAATCTTTGATACCCACCTCCATCGCCTGGGCGAGCACGGCATCCGCATGTGTCCCCACCATAATATTTGTCTCCACCAAATTCTTCCACATGGGTAATCTGCCCCCTTCTCTAAAATCCTGTAGCATGCTGGCTAGCATTGAAGGTACGACCgaaggggagaggaggaggagccaAGCGGTTTGGGCACGAAAAGTATCCCAGAGGGAGAAACCAGAGTAGGATAAACCAGGAGTGGGCTGGTTGAGGTATCCGGAGTAGTATTGCCAttcgccttttccctttccctccccttcaccctctccctcgGCATCTTGGCTAACAAACTCATGGATCTCATAAGGATAAACAAGTGTATGTGCTATCGATGTGTACAACACCGTCAAATTCTGGGGTGTTGCGCCCGATACGGACAGGCGATCTAGTTTCTCGGCCCACAAAGAGCGGGTTTGGTAAGAAGTTGTGGAGAAGGACTGAGTGCTTGGTATCTCGAGGTCGATGTTGCTGTTATAGGTGAACGGGTTGTCAGGGAACAGAAGGAGGGgcaagggatggaaggggcTACTAAGGAAAGGACGAAAGAAACTCACCGGCCAGCTTGTTCAATACTGATAAAACTAACTCCTACTCTTACATCCACCAttacctcctcttcttcaaaaccTACCCACGCAGCCAAtacctccccttcccctcttgTTTCTCCAATACCCCTCTCTACTTGGCCGTGATGGGAAATGCCGAATGTTTTGAAAGGTTTGGAGAATCGGGCTACGTAGTAGGACTTGAAGTTTGATGCGGGGAGGGCGGTACCCACTAGGATGTGGCTTTTTGGCTATATTAGCATGCATCGTGTATAGTACCAATACAGGTACATGTGCTTCGGATCAGAAGAAAGGCAAGCGCAAGTGGGGAGTTGGATGAATGAACTCACTCCTGCCGCTCATCATCCCACCCCCTAATCTCTTGTTTTTCAACATCAATCTCAACAAACCCTTTCGGGAAATAGGGTACTCTGTCTTCTGGTTTATCACCGTGCACCAGGTATGTGGCGCGACTTGATTGGAAGACTATGTATGGTACTGCCGTTGGTTCGGAAGGGTTGGGGTGGGAGGGAGGGGAGAGTGAGGGATTGAATGTGAAGCGGAGGTGGCCTACTCTTGAAGCTGGATTCGAAAAGACAAAGGTAAAGGTTAGACTGTTGGGCAAACCACTGAAGCGAAAATGGGAAACAGAGGAACGTACTGGCACTCATCTCAACTTCAATCTCACCGTTATCTCCCGCATCCAGCAAATTCCGATAATAGTTGGCACTGGCAtattcatcttctctcttgaACGGCAGACCGCGCTTGTCGAAATCGGTGACGATGGCAGTATCCAGGCCGGGAAAGATTTCTATGGGGCCGGATTCACCTGTTTCATTTTATATTGCAAGCAAGCGGTTAGAGAGATGTACAGTAtctggagagagagggaaaaacGTAAAAGGGAAATGGAAAATGGAACGTACCCATCCAAATGGCTGGTTGGTGGGTAGCGATGAAGCCGTGAAGCTTTGTATCCGTTTGGTTGTATGGGCACATCGAAACATCTTATATAATTGATATTAGAAGGAAAACGGATATACCGAGTATAGTTGAGATGGGGGAGCTTACAGTTTTTACGGGTTTGGGGTGACCATCGAGTCATACCGAACGGAGGTGCGACAGCGGGGATCATACCTATAGCATCAAGCCATGAAGATTGTATAGTAGTTAGCCGTGGAGCTATACAGGAAAAACTAGTATATATGCTCACCTCCGCTCAAGTTTGGCTCCGGCCTGGGAAAAGTCAGAACAAAAGCCAATAAATGAGGATACCAAAAGCTTACCCTCCGTTACCAAGCATGACATTCACCCACCCCAAGGTCTGACTTTCAGGTTGTACGAATTCTCCTTTACATACTCTCCTTCGCCCATCCCCAAAATCGGCGTGTCCTATgacttctccatctctcaaaTGCCGATTACCCTCCTCGCTCAGGCGATGGTTAACCATCCACCCATTCCGAACTTCTTGGATATTCGTCGGGTTCTGTAGAGAGAGGTGGCGATAAATGAAAGCTAGcggagaaaagaaggtggATACTGCCAAGGCGAGGGAGACGAGAGCGAGAACgaaagcgaagatgaaTGGCCGAAAGGGGTTGATGTAGCGTTGTACGAATCGGTGTATGTTGCGTATTGTAGGCTGGGAAGCAGGAACGGGAGGGTTAGAATTTTGGCGGGGTGGATTGGTGATGGGCTGTGCGAGGAGCGGGCGATCCCGTTGTCTGAGACCGTCCATCGTGGATCATGGATTATGGAAGAGACGTATTTGTGCAGTGAGAGTTGATACTTTGGCCCGGAATCCGTCGGATGACttgaaagtggaggtcTGTCCGGGTTTTTGTCTCAAATCCAAAATTCACTCCTCTTCATTTCGGGCGGAGACTCGCAATTCGCAAACCTCAAATATCATCAGAACGAAAGTCATT
Coding sequences:
- a CDS encoding rab GTPase activator, whose amino-acid sequence is MPYLDLRELNALTQLANRGGLGSAIALTDCVAEEPDQLMYIRNDHLIILRDMGEVLIASCEGVVGWVRRENLRFVTLASGSANSNPILDKQQEESLPITVLTAPSPPPPTSPKGVKPEQNDALGMPLTEFKRNSDPFELESESPQVSPALSLSSRGSNSPRSDSFFPPPRPPKSRYRQSPSSSVSGKAGDASGEDRAKKDSGTCSEPMADIGGSLLDIPSRQPSPDLLSPSLPLDREESEYDSDRSWDIYGDYARESMYGPLMKIGERSPSSARGCGSPLHRAAGWSSEGEVDDENVKEKVVDALRSAQAVVTPEEVQEAKELKVDETTPRVPDYPSPITPSAFNIFEETPENPVAESQTSEETSSGEAVQASVAAEPIEMVKTSSKCSSTNSYSVVTPVSEKDDPHSSHRDIAPIPTPAFIPLRHPNSSPSPSLSQSPFPSPSLNSSWMPSSPSSPHSIAATRSAVEASRDRRQEGRKSKGLTLVGRMNGDLSSSHGPVPITFLVNKDGIPMAVPMPHGDQSAGAPGIGLGLPLPNQEKRVISPLASPVNLETSTMPAQIHPPAPSRSFTEPAACMTSPTISSSPSGHNTLQDEMPIPSMRPRSRSFSSSVAKTLGVGRKSSTPSALSINTSTSQGSLTPSPNLQQSNHRKLLKSSFGPSITSHSPQSPHSPGMSFLSRGNSVKDSVVPLVQPPASAQSATFPVSSKTSKSSRSTKKMSSRALPSPVSHKDFAEVTVKADGMDFELIHPQKSSFSPTGSPNLDTVYRTSSSEFQGQRNAPKGVVEDLKRRPTMGSVSSSSAYSSRALYDTDEWGFLKEKSPTPEIFQSRSAPSDHRAIESKWLSITSSPLPANGPPKKVRKLVLEAGIPNSLRGKVWAWFMAKALMARVPGLYHELLEHDKRPEDERIEEDVLAAYPDHSIFAEPNCPGQQDLRYILRAYSHFAPDGYRPEMALIAGAFLIHCVAEDSFWLLSGLVNSVLKDFYGKEKLGLKIEAGVFKKLLSSAEPKVAKLFKEVGLQPVEFLGKWFGQLFIRCLPWPTALRVIDAVVCEGTRFLLVASLAVISLSRDRLLHLPPNHDIILNYLHNLPQDSLLLPAHFMKACEETKFEEKEYKKIRNAMEKNHVPLAWMKGA
- a CDS encoding alpha-1,2-mannosidase, translating into MDGLRQRDRPLLAQPITNPPRQNSNPPVPASQPTIRNIHRFVQRYINPFRPFIFAFVLALVSLALAVSTFFSPLAFIYRHLSLQNPTNIQEVRNGWMVNHRLSEEGNRHLRDGEVIGHADFGDGRRRVCKGEFVQPESQTLGWVNVMLGNGGPEPNLSGGMIPAVAPPFGMTRWSPQTRKNYVSMCPYNQTDTKLHGFIATHQPAIWMGESGPIEIFPGLDTAIVTDFDKRGLPFKREDEYASANYYRNLLDAGDNGEIEVEMSATSRVGHLRFTFNPSLSPPSHPNPSEPTAVPYIVFQSSRATYLVHGDKPEDRVPYFPKGFVEIDVEKQEIRGWDDERQDHILVGTALPASNFKSYYVARFSKPFKTFGISHHGQVERGIGETRGEGEVLAAWVGFEEEEVMVDVRVGVSFISIEQAGRNIDLEIPSTQSFSTTSYQTRSLWAEKLDRLSVSGATPQNLTVLYTSIAHTLVYPYEIHEFVSQDAEGEGEGEGKGKGEWQYYSGYLNQPTPGLSYSGFSLWDTFRAQTAWLLLLSPSVVPSMLASMLQDFREGGRLPMWKNLVETNIMVGTHADAVLAQAMEVGIKDFGGFGKDEVWEAVREDAFTPPERDTELRYSDREEGTPQEARAGLTEYMALGYVAADLHSEAGSRTLDYAYDDHAAAIIASHLSLPSSTIDLLRNRSLSYRNMWNAETSFMESRNSDGSWAGEDEGWTEGDHWAYSLDVMHDVPGLIELMGGNESFIDFMNRHFDEGHNLHTNEPSHHIPYLYMFAGAPYKTQEWVRSLGQSEYNHSATGLSGNEDCGQMSAWYIFSALGVYPVDPASAKYVLGAPFFDKITLRLPKAPWYDGDNAGEEKVWEVIAKGASEGKVYVKSLKIDGQEIEGVEIGHDVLVRGGKWIWEMEEMPQVWGM